Proteins from one Bombyx mori chromosome 1, ASM3026992v2 genomic window:
- the LOC101739551 gene encoding ecotropic viral integration site 5 ortholog isoform X3 has product MKVDADATDAPAAQTAASATPTANCRIPTSETIPTPDRALLAKLEEENRRIEADAKNASLTTVHSRKSSDTSLISLASATSSSHEVETRPTPGTNGEEDLWSLWGRLVSNWESEWKRRNQWVRDLVRQGVPHHFRGIVWQLLAGVDTSPEKKLYASYIKAKSACEKVIRRDIARTYPEHDFFKEKDGLGQESLFNVMKAYSLHDREVGYCQGSGFIVGLLLMQMPEEEAFAVLVKIMQQHRMRDMFKPSMAELGLCMFQLENLVQELLPDLHVHFQSQSFSTSLYASSWFLTLFTTTLSLPLACRIMDVFLSEGIEIVFKVALALLTLGKNDLLSLDMESILKYIQKELPLKAEADQAAFMNLAYSVKVNPKKMKKLEKEYTVIKTKEQGDIAVLRCLRQENRLLKQRVELLEKESSALAERLVRGQVDRAEGEEETFALDREVQALRRANVDMQQRLAVALDEIRSLEMTIAENNSRQSSLEGTESASGQKHEELARCLQRELVRARLHAAEREAAERELTARIDELENENKSLRRQRVDNNVAHLQDELIAVKLREAEANLSLKDLRQRVSELSESWQRHLQLCSQEHKQEAPAAPVQSNVVSDIMATPKKLLRAWEGRSADMLKLDEELMTTRIREVEALTELKELRLKVMELETQVQVSTNQLRRQDEEARLLRENLDAALQRERALQTRQREFQHKYADLESKAKYESMQANIRNMEDAQRIAELETEVSEYKLKNEVMATEGELRNNNMDDSDRVRELQEQVAELKAEIMRLEAWKSRALGHTELSRAISLEDDLEEDEKLKLTLRRESSTSLEFTTTSRKPS; this is encoded by the exons ATGAAGGTGGATGCCGACGCTACAGACGCGCCCGCCGCGCAGACCGCTGCCTCCGCAACACCGACCGCTA ACTGCCGAATCCCGACAAGTGAAACTATCCCGACGCCCGACCGGGCGCTTCTCGCCAAGCTGGAGGAAGAAAACCGTCGTATCGAGGCTGATGCGAAGAACGCCTCGCTCACTACCGTCCACAGTCGGAAGAGCTCCGACACATCACTGATATCCCTCGCTTCCG CCACAAGCTCAAGTCATGAGGTCGAAACGCGCCCAACTCCTGGGACTAATGGAGAAGAGGATCTTTGGAGCCTCTGGGGTCGCCTCGTCAGCAACTGGGAATCGGAATGGAAACGTCGAAACCAATGGGTCCGCGACCTTGTTCGACAGGGTGTCCCACATCATTTCAGAGGCATCGTATGGCAGCTACTGGCAGGCGTAGACACGTCGCCCGAAAAGAAGTTATACGCCTCATATATTAag GCGAAATCAGCCTGCGAGAAGGTCATACGTCGTGACATCGCTCGCACATATCCCGAACACGATTTCTTCAAAGAGAAGGATGGCCTCGGCCAGGAGTCTTTATTCAATGTGATGAAGGCGTATTCTTTGCACGATCGAGAAGTCGGCTACTGTCAAGGCTCAGGATTTATCGTCGGCTTATTACTAATGCAG ATGCCGGAAGAGGAAGCGTTCGCTGTTTTAGTTAAAATAATGCAACAACATCGCATGCGGGACATGTTCAAACCGAGCATGGCGGAACTGGGACTCTGCATGTTTCAGCTGGAGAACTTGGTACAGGAACTGTTGCCTGACTTGCATGTTCACTTCCAATCTCAG agCTTCAGCACGTCTCTGTACGCTAGTAGTTGGTTCCTGACTTTGTTTACAACAACACTATCACTTCCGCTCGCTTGCCGTATAATGGATGTGTTTCTCTCTGAAGGAATCGAAATTGTTTTCAAAGTCGCCCTAGCGTTGCTTACTTTAGGAAAAAACGATCTCTTATCGCTCGATATGGAGAGCATTTTGAAG TACATACAGAAAGAACTGCCCTTGAAAGCTGAAGCGGATCAAGCCGCTTTCATGAACTTGGCGTATTCAGTCAAAGTTAATCCGAAAAAGATGAAGAAACTCGAAAAGGAGTACACGGTTATAAAAACAAAGGAGCAAGGTGATATTGCCGTGCTCAGG TGTCTTCGTCAAGAGAACCGTCTCCTCAAGCAACGCGTAGAACTGCTGGAGAAGGAAAGTTCCGCTCTAGCAGAGCGTCTGGTCCGAGGTCAAGTGGACCGCGCTGAAGGAGAAGAAGAAACCTTTGCATTGGATCGAGAGGTCCAAGCGTTGCGTCGAGCTAACGTAGACATGCAGCAGCGGCTGGCCGTTGCTTTAGATGAGATAAGATCTCTCGAGATGACTATCGCCGAG AATAACTCGAGGCAGTCGTCGCTGGAGGGCACCGAAAGCGCCAGCGGTCAGAAACACGAGGAACTAGCGCGCTGCCTGCAGAGGGAGCTAGTGCGGGCGCGTCTACACGCAGCGGAACGCGAGGCCGCCGAACGCGAACTGACGGCTCGCATCGACGAACTCGAGAACGAGAACAAGAGCCTCAGGAGACAGCGCGTCGACAACAATGTCGCACACTTACAG GACGAGCTGATAGCCGTAAAGTTGCGTGAAGCTGAAGCTAATCTCTCGTTGAAGGACTTAAGGCAGCGGGTCTCGGAGCTGTCAGAATCGTGGCAACGACATTTGCAG TTATGTTCGCAGGAGCACAAGCAGGAAGCACCCGCTGCTCCAGTTCAGTCGAATGTAGTATCAGACATCATGGCGACCCCGAAGAAACTGCTGCGAGCTTGGGAAGGGAGGTCGGCTGATATGCTCAAACTGGACGAGGAACTCATGACCACCAGGATCAGGGAGGTCGAGGCCTTGACCGAATTAAAGGAGTTAAGACTGAAG GTAATGGAACTAGAGACTCAAGTTCAAGTGTCGACAAATCAGCTCCGAAGACAGGACGAGGAAGCTCGGCTGTTACGCGAGAATCTAGATGCGGCCCTCCAACGTGAACGAGCTCTCCAAACGAGACAGAGAGAGTTCCAGCACAAATACGCTGATTTAGAGAGCAAG GCCAAGTATGAATCGATGCAAGCTAACATTCGAAACATGGAAGACGCGCAAAGAATAGCCGAACTGGAGACAGAAGTgtctgaatataaattaaag aaTGAAGTCATGGCAACCGAAGGTGAACTAAGGAACAATAATATGGACGACTCCGACAGAGTACGTGAATTGCAAGAGCAAGTCGCCGAGCTAAAAGCGGAG ATCATGAGGTTAGAGGCGTGGAAATCTCGGGCTCTCGGTCACACGGAGCTCAGCCGCGCCATATCCCTGGAGGACGATTTGGAAGAAGACGAGAAACTCAAGTTGACACTGCGCCGAGAATCTTCTACATCATTAGAATTTACAACAACCTCACGCAAACCTTCGTAG
- the LOC101739551 gene encoding ecotropic viral integration site 5 ortholog isoform X2, producing the protein MKVDADATDAPAAQTAASATPTASNTESPVSSLDDCRIPTSETIPTPDRALLAKLEEENRRIEADAKNASLTTVHSRKSSDTSLISLASATSSSHEVETRPTPGTNGEEDLWSLWGRLVSNWESEWKRRNQWVRDLVRQGVPHHFRGIVWQLLAGVDTSPEKKLYASYIKAKSACEKVIRRDIARTYPEHDFFKEKDGLGQESLFNVMKAYSLHDREVGYCQGSGFIVGLLLMQMPEEEAFAVLVKIMQQHRMRDMFKPSMAELGLCMFQLENLVQELLPDLHVHFQSQSFSTSLYASSWFLTLFTTTLSLPLACRIMDVFLSEGIEIVFKVALALLTLGKNDLLSLDMESILKYIQKELPLKAEADQAAFMNLAYSVKVNPKKMKKLEKEYTVIKTKEQGDIAVLRCLRQENRLLKQRVELLEKESSALAERLVRGQVDRAEGEEETFALDREVQALRRANVDMQQRLAVALDEIRSLEMTIAENNSRQSSLEGTESASGQKHEELARCLQRELVRARLHAAEREAAERELTARIDELENENKSLRRQRVDNNVAHLQDELIAVKLREAEANLSLKDLRQRVSELSESWQRHLQEHKQEAPAAPVQSNVVSDIMATPKKLLRAWEGRSADMLKLDEELMTTRIREVEALTELKELRLKVMELETQVQVSTNQLRRQDEEARLLRENLDAALQRERALQTRQREFQHKYADLESKAKYESMQANIRNMEDAQRIAELETEVSEYKLKNEVMATEGELRNNNMDDSDRVRELQEQVAELKAEIMRLEAWKSRALGHTELSRAISLEDDLEEDEKLKLTLRRESSTSLEFTTTSRKPS; encoded by the exons ATGAAGGTGGATGCCGACGCTACAGACGCGCCCGCCGCGCAGACCGCTGCCTCCGCAACACCGACCGCTAGTAATACCGAATCGCCTGTCTCATCTCTCGACG ACTGCCGAATCCCGACAAGTGAAACTATCCCGACGCCCGACCGGGCGCTTCTCGCCAAGCTGGAGGAAGAAAACCGTCGTATCGAGGCTGATGCGAAGAACGCCTCGCTCACTACCGTCCACAGTCGGAAGAGCTCCGACACATCACTGATATCCCTCGCTTCCG CCACAAGCTCAAGTCATGAGGTCGAAACGCGCCCAACTCCTGGGACTAATGGAGAAGAGGATCTTTGGAGCCTCTGGGGTCGCCTCGTCAGCAACTGGGAATCGGAATGGAAACGTCGAAACCAATGGGTCCGCGACCTTGTTCGACAGGGTGTCCCACATCATTTCAGAGGCATCGTATGGCAGCTACTGGCAGGCGTAGACACGTCGCCCGAAAAGAAGTTATACGCCTCATATATTAag GCGAAATCAGCCTGCGAGAAGGTCATACGTCGTGACATCGCTCGCACATATCCCGAACACGATTTCTTCAAAGAGAAGGATGGCCTCGGCCAGGAGTCTTTATTCAATGTGATGAAGGCGTATTCTTTGCACGATCGAGAAGTCGGCTACTGTCAAGGCTCAGGATTTATCGTCGGCTTATTACTAATGCAG ATGCCGGAAGAGGAAGCGTTCGCTGTTTTAGTTAAAATAATGCAACAACATCGCATGCGGGACATGTTCAAACCGAGCATGGCGGAACTGGGACTCTGCATGTTTCAGCTGGAGAACTTGGTACAGGAACTGTTGCCTGACTTGCATGTTCACTTCCAATCTCAG agCTTCAGCACGTCTCTGTACGCTAGTAGTTGGTTCCTGACTTTGTTTACAACAACACTATCACTTCCGCTCGCTTGCCGTATAATGGATGTGTTTCTCTCTGAAGGAATCGAAATTGTTTTCAAAGTCGCCCTAGCGTTGCTTACTTTAGGAAAAAACGATCTCTTATCGCTCGATATGGAGAGCATTTTGAAG TACATACAGAAAGAACTGCCCTTGAAAGCTGAAGCGGATCAAGCCGCTTTCATGAACTTGGCGTATTCAGTCAAAGTTAATCCGAAAAAGATGAAGAAACTCGAAAAGGAGTACACGGTTATAAAAACAAAGGAGCAAGGTGATATTGCCGTGCTCAGG TGTCTTCGTCAAGAGAACCGTCTCCTCAAGCAACGCGTAGAACTGCTGGAGAAGGAAAGTTCCGCTCTAGCAGAGCGTCTGGTCCGAGGTCAAGTGGACCGCGCTGAAGGAGAAGAAGAAACCTTTGCATTGGATCGAGAGGTCCAAGCGTTGCGTCGAGCTAACGTAGACATGCAGCAGCGGCTGGCCGTTGCTTTAGATGAGATAAGATCTCTCGAGATGACTATCGCCGAG AATAACTCGAGGCAGTCGTCGCTGGAGGGCACCGAAAGCGCCAGCGGTCAGAAACACGAGGAACTAGCGCGCTGCCTGCAGAGGGAGCTAGTGCGGGCGCGTCTACACGCAGCGGAACGCGAGGCCGCCGAACGCGAACTGACGGCTCGCATCGACGAACTCGAGAACGAGAACAAGAGCCTCAGGAGACAGCGCGTCGACAACAATGTCGCACACTTACAG GACGAGCTGATAGCCGTAAAGTTGCGTGAAGCTGAAGCTAATCTCTCGTTGAAGGACTTAAGGCAGCGGGTCTCGGAGCTGTCAGAATCGTGGCAACGACATTTGCAG GAGCACAAGCAGGAAGCACCCGCTGCTCCAGTTCAGTCGAATGTAGTATCAGACATCATGGCGACCCCGAAGAAACTGCTGCGAGCTTGGGAAGGGAGGTCGGCTGATATGCTCAAACTGGACGAGGAACTCATGACCACCAGGATCAGGGAGGTCGAGGCCTTGACCGAATTAAAGGAGTTAAGACTGAAG GTAATGGAACTAGAGACTCAAGTTCAAGTGTCGACAAATCAGCTCCGAAGACAGGACGAGGAAGCTCGGCTGTTACGCGAGAATCTAGATGCGGCCCTCCAACGTGAACGAGCTCTCCAAACGAGACAGAGAGAGTTCCAGCACAAATACGCTGATTTAGAGAGCAAG GCCAAGTATGAATCGATGCAAGCTAACATTCGAAACATGGAAGACGCGCAAAGAATAGCCGAACTGGAGACAGAAGTgtctgaatataaattaaag aaTGAAGTCATGGCAACCGAAGGTGAACTAAGGAACAATAATATGGACGACTCCGACAGAGTACGTGAATTGCAAGAGCAAGTCGCCGAGCTAAAAGCGGAG ATCATGAGGTTAGAGGCGTGGAAATCTCGGGCTCTCGGTCACACGGAGCTCAGCCGCGCCATATCCCTGGAGGACGATTTGGAAGAAGACGAGAAACTCAAGTTGACACTGCGCCGAGAATCTTCTACATCATTAGAATTTACAACAACCTCACGCAAACCTTCGTAG
- the LOC101739551 gene encoding ecotropic viral integration site 5 ortholog isoform X5, with product MTDRASTEKSPELNPNADCRIPTSETIPTPDRALLAKLEEENRRIEADAKNASLTTVHSRKSSDTSLISLASATSSSHEVETRPTPGTNGEEDLWSLWGRLVSNWESEWKRRNQWVRDLVRQGVPHHFRGIVWQLLAGVDTSPEKKLYASYIKAKSACEKVIRRDIARTYPEHDFFKEKDGLGQESLFNVMKAYSLHDREVGYCQGSGFIVGLLLMQMPEEEAFAVLVKIMQQHRMRDMFKPSMAELGLCMFQLENLVQELLPDLHVHFQSQSFSTSLYASSWFLTLFTTTLSLPLACRIMDVFLSEGIEIVFKVALALLTLGKNDLLSLDMESILKYIQKELPLKAEADQAAFMNLAYSVKVNPKKMKKLEKEYTVIKTKEQGDIAVLRCLRQENRLLKQRVELLEKESSALAERLVRGQVDRAEGEEETFALDREVQALRRANVDMQQRLAVALDEIRSLEMTIAENNSRQSSLEGTESASGQKHEELARCLQRELVRARLHAAEREAAERELTARIDELENENKSLRRQRVDNNVAHLQDELIAVKLREAEANLSLKDLRQRVSELSESWQRHLQEHKQEAPAAPVQSNVVSDIMATPKKLLRAWEGRSADMLKLDEELMTTRIREVEALTELKELRLKVMELETQVQVSTNQLRRQDEEARLLRENLDAALQRERALQTRQREFQHKYADLESKAKYESMQANIRNMEDAQRIAELETEVSEYKLKNEVMATEGELRNNNMDDSDRVRELQEQVAELKAEIMRLEAWKSRALGHTELSRAISLEDDLEEDEKLKLTLRRESSTSLEFTTTSRKPS from the exons ATGACCGATCGGGCTTCAACTGAAAAATCTCCGGAGCTCAATCCAAACGCag ACTGCCGAATCCCGACAAGTGAAACTATCCCGACGCCCGACCGGGCGCTTCTCGCCAAGCTGGAGGAAGAAAACCGTCGTATCGAGGCTGATGCGAAGAACGCCTCGCTCACTACCGTCCACAGTCGGAAGAGCTCCGACACATCACTGATATCCCTCGCTTCCG CCACAAGCTCAAGTCATGAGGTCGAAACGCGCCCAACTCCTGGGACTAATGGAGAAGAGGATCTTTGGAGCCTCTGGGGTCGCCTCGTCAGCAACTGGGAATCGGAATGGAAACGTCGAAACCAATGGGTCCGCGACCTTGTTCGACAGGGTGTCCCACATCATTTCAGAGGCATCGTATGGCAGCTACTGGCAGGCGTAGACACGTCGCCCGAAAAGAAGTTATACGCCTCATATATTAag GCGAAATCAGCCTGCGAGAAGGTCATACGTCGTGACATCGCTCGCACATATCCCGAACACGATTTCTTCAAAGAGAAGGATGGCCTCGGCCAGGAGTCTTTATTCAATGTGATGAAGGCGTATTCTTTGCACGATCGAGAAGTCGGCTACTGTCAAGGCTCAGGATTTATCGTCGGCTTATTACTAATGCAG ATGCCGGAAGAGGAAGCGTTCGCTGTTTTAGTTAAAATAATGCAACAACATCGCATGCGGGACATGTTCAAACCGAGCATGGCGGAACTGGGACTCTGCATGTTTCAGCTGGAGAACTTGGTACAGGAACTGTTGCCTGACTTGCATGTTCACTTCCAATCTCAG agCTTCAGCACGTCTCTGTACGCTAGTAGTTGGTTCCTGACTTTGTTTACAACAACACTATCACTTCCGCTCGCTTGCCGTATAATGGATGTGTTTCTCTCTGAAGGAATCGAAATTGTTTTCAAAGTCGCCCTAGCGTTGCTTACTTTAGGAAAAAACGATCTCTTATCGCTCGATATGGAGAGCATTTTGAAG TACATACAGAAAGAACTGCCCTTGAAAGCTGAAGCGGATCAAGCCGCTTTCATGAACTTGGCGTATTCAGTCAAAGTTAATCCGAAAAAGATGAAGAAACTCGAAAAGGAGTACACGGTTATAAAAACAAAGGAGCAAGGTGATATTGCCGTGCTCAGG TGTCTTCGTCAAGAGAACCGTCTCCTCAAGCAACGCGTAGAACTGCTGGAGAAGGAAAGTTCCGCTCTAGCAGAGCGTCTGGTCCGAGGTCAAGTGGACCGCGCTGAAGGAGAAGAAGAAACCTTTGCATTGGATCGAGAGGTCCAAGCGTTGCGTCGAGCTAACGTAGACATGCAGCAGCGGCTGGCCGTTGCTTTAGATGAGATAAGATCTCTCGAGATGACTATCGCCGAG AATAACTCGAGGCAGTCGTCGCTGGAGGGCACCGAAAGCGCCAGCGGTCAGAAACACGAGGAACTAGCGCGCTGCCTGCAGAGGGAGCTAGTGCGGGCGCGTCTACACGCAGCGGAACGCGAGGCCGCCGAACGCGAACTGACGGCTCGCATCGACGAACTCGAGAACGAGAACAAGAGCCTCAGGAGACAGCGCGTCGACAACAATGTCGCACACTTACAG GACGAGCTGATAGCCGTAAAGTTGCGTGAAGCTGAAGCTAATCTCTCGTTGAAGGACTTAAGGCAGCGGGTCTCGGAGCTGTCAGAATCGTGGCAACGACATTTGCAG GAGCACAAGCAGGAAGCACCCGCTGCTCCAGTTCAGTCGAATGTAGTATCAGACATCATGGCGACCCCGAAGAAACTGCTGCGAGCTTGGGAAGGGAGGTCGGCTGATATGCTCAAACTGGACGAGGAACTCATGACCACCAGGATCAGGGAGGTCGAGGCCTTGACCGAATTAAAGGAGTTAAGACTGAAG GTAATGGAACTAGAGACTCAAGTTCAAGTGTCGACAAATCAGCTCCGAAGACAGGACGAGGAAGCTCGGCTGTTACGCGAGAATCTAGATGCGGCCCTCCAACGTGAACGAGCTCTCCAAACGAGACAGAGAGAGTTCCAGCACAAATACGCTGATTTAGAGAGCAAG GCCAAGTATGAATCGATGCAAGCTAACATTCGAAACATGGAAGACGCGCAAAGAATAGCCGAACTGGAGACAGAAGTgtctgaatataaattaaag aaTGAAGTCATGGCAACCGAAGGTGAACTAAGGAACAATAATATGGACGACTCCGACAGAGTACGTGAATTGCAAGAGCAAGTCGCCGAGCTAAAAGCGGAG ATCATGAGGTTAGAGGCGTGGAAATCTCGGGCTCTCGGTCACACGGAGCTCAGCCGCGCCATATCCCTGGAGGACGATTTGGAAGAAGACGAGAAACTCAAGTTGACACTGCGCCGAGAATCTTCTACATCATTAGAATTTACAACAACCTCACGCAAACCTTCGTAG
- the LOC101739551 gene encoding ecotropic viral integration site 5 ortholog isoform X6, translating to MKVDADATDAPAAQTAASATPTASNTESPVSSLDDCRIPTSETIPTPDRALLAKLEEENRRIEADAKNASLTTVHSRKSSDTSLISLASATSSSHEVETRPTPGTNGEEDLWSLWGRLVSNWESEWKRRNQWVRDLVRQGVPHHFRGIVWQLLAGVDTSPEKKLYASYIKAKSACEKVIRRDIARTYPEHDFFKEKDGLGQESLFNVMKAYSLHDREVGYCQGSGFIVGLLLMQMPEEEAFAVLVKIMQQHRMRDMFKPSMAELGLCMFQLENLVQELLPDLHVHFQSQSFSTSLYASSWFLTLFTTTLSLPLACRIMDVFLSEGIEIVFKVALALLTLGKNDLLSLDMESILKYIQKELPLKAEADQAAFMNLAYSVKVNPKKMKKLEKEYTVIKTKEQGDIAVLRCLRQENRLLKQRVELLEKESSALAERLVRGQVDRAEGEEETFALDREVQALRRANVDMQQRLAVALDEIRSLEMTIAENNSRQSSLEGTESASGQKHEELARCLQRELVRARLHAAEREAAERELTARIDELENENKSLRRQRVDNNVAHLQDELIAVKLREAEANLSLKDLRQRVSELSESWQRHLQLCSQEHKQEAPAAPVQSNVVSDIMATPKKLLRAWEGRSADMLKLDEELMTTRIREVEALTELKELRLKVMELETQVQVSTNQLRRQDEEARLLRENLDAALQRERALQTRQREFQHKYADLESKAKYESMQANIRNMEDAQRIAELETEVSEYKLKNEVMATEGELRNNNMDDSDRVRELQEQVAELKAEFPTPINTLDKEPWKWLES from the exons ATGAAGGTGGATGCCGACGCTACAGACGCGCCCGCCGCGCAGACCGCTGCCTCCGCAACACCGACCGCTAGTAATACCGAATCGCCTGTCTCATCTCTCGACG ACTGCCGAATCCCGACAAGTGAAACTATCCCGACGCCCGACCGGGCGCTTCTCGCCAAGCTGGAGGAAGAAAACCGTCGTATCGAGGCTGATGCGAAGAACGCCTCGCTCACTACCGTCCACAGTCGGAAGAGCTCCGACACATCACTGATATCCCTCGCTTCCG CCACAAGCTCAAGTCATGAGGTCGAAACGCGCCCAACTCCTGGGACTAATGGAGAAGAGGATCTTTGGAGCCTCTGGGGTCGCCTCGTCAGCAACTGGGAATCGGAATGGAAACGTCGAAACCAATGGGTCCGCGACCTTGTTCGACAGGGTGTCCCACATCATTTCAGAGGCATCGTATGGCAGCTACTGGCAGGCGTAGACACGTCGCCCGAAAAGAAGTTATACGCCTCATATATTAag GCGAAATCAGCCTGCGAGAAGGTCATACGTCGTGACATCGCTCGCACATATCCCGAACACGATTTCTTCAAAGAGAAGGATGGCCTCGGCCAGGAGTCTTTATTCAATGTGATGAAGGCGTATTCTTTGCACGATCGAGAAGTCGGCTACTGTCAAGGCTCAGGATTTATCGTCGGCTTATTACTAATGCAG ATGCCGGAAGAGGAAGCGTTCGCTGTTTTAGTTAAAATAATGCAACAACATCGCATGCGGGACATGTTCAAACCGAGCATGGCGGAACTGGGACTCTGCATGTTTCAGCTGGAGAACTTGGTACAGGAACTGTTGCCTGACTTGCATGTTCACTTCCAATCTCAG agCTTCAGCACGTCTCTGTACGCTAGTAGTTGGTTCCTGACTTTGTTTACAACAACACTATCACTTCCGCTCGCTTGCCGTATAATGGATGTGTTTCTCTCTGAAGGAATCGAAATTGTTTTCAAAGTCGCCCTAGCGTTGCTTACTTTAGGAAAAAACGATCTCTTATCGCTCGATATGGAGAGCATTTTGAAG TACATACAGAAAGAACTGCCCTTGAAAGCTGAAGCGGATCAAGCCGCTTTCATGAACTTGGCGTATTCAGTCAAAGTTAATCCGAAAAAGATGAAGAAACTCGAAAAGGAGTACACGGTTATAAAAACAAAGGAGCAAGGTGATATTGCCGTGCTCAGG TGTCTTCGTCAAGAGAACCGTCTCCTCAAGCAACGCGTAGAACTGCTGGAGAAGGAAAGTTCCGCTCTAGCAGAGCGTCTGGTCCGAGGTCAAGTGGACCGCGCTGAAGGAGAAGAAGAAACCTTTGCATTGGATCGAGAGGTCCAAGCGTTGCGTCGAGCTAACGTAGACATGCAGCAGCGGCTGGCCGTTGCTTTAGATGAGATAAGATCTCTCGAGATGACTATCGCCGAG AATAACTCGAGGCAGTCGTCGCTGGAGGGCACCGAAAGCGCCAGCGGTCAGAAACACGAGGAACTAGCGCGCTGCCTGCAGAGGGAGCTAGTGCGGGCGCGTCTACACGCAGCGGAACGCGAGGCCGCCGAACGCGAACTGACGGCTCGCATCGACGAACTCGAGAACGAGAACAAGAGCCTCAGGAGACAGCGCGTCGACAACAATGTCGCACACTTACAG GACGAGCTGATAGCCGTAAAGTTGCGTGAAGCTGAAGCTAATCTCTCGTTGAAGGACTTAAGGCAGCGGGTCTCGGAGCTGTCAGAATCGTGGCAACGACATTTGCAG TTATGTTCGCAGGAGCACAAGCAGGAAGCACCCGCTGCTCCAGTTCAGTCGAATGTAGTATCAGACATCATGGCGACCCCGAAGAAACTGCTGCGAGCTTGGGAAGGGAGGTCGGCTGATATGCTCAAACTGGACGAGGAACTCATGACCACCAGGATCAGGGAGGTCGAGGCCTTGACCGAATTAAAGGAGTTAAGACTGAAG GTAATGGAACTAGAGACTCAAGTTCAAGTGTCGACAAATCAGCTCCGAAGACAGGACGAGGAAGCTCGGCTGTTACGCGAGAATCTAGATGCGGCCCTCCAACGTGAACGAGCTCTCCAAACGAGACAGAGAGAGTTCCAGCACAAATACGCTGATTTAGAGAGCAAG GCCAAGTATGAATCGATGCAAGCTAACATTCGAAACATGGAAGACGCGCAAAGAATAGCCGAACTGGAGACAGAAGTgtctgaatataaattaaag aaTGAAGTCATGGCAACCGAAGGTGAACTAAGGAACAATAATATGGACGACTCCGACAGAGTACGTGAATTGCAAGAGCAAGTCGCCGAGCTAAAAGCGGAG TTTCCGACACCAATCAACACTCTGGACAAAGAGCCCTGGAAATGGCTCGA ATCATGA